Below is a genomic region from Candidatus Neomarinimicrobiota bacterium.
CTCTTAAAAGACTTGTTAAATATGAATAAAAAAGACAAAACGCGATATAAAAAAATAATACTTGATAAGCGTGAGATTCTGGTAGAAGAGTTAGGGGAATTGAAAGAAACGGCGATAGAAAAATCCTCTCGCCGATCTTCCGGAGATGCCTCAAATTATTCATTCCATATGGCTGATTTAGGGACAGATTCTGAGGAAAGAGAAAAGGCTTATCTGTTCTTAGCAAGAGAAAACAAGTACCTGGGCTATCTTAATGAGGCGCTTGAAAGGCTCGAACGCGGGGAATACGGAGTATGCAAAGTGTGTGGAGAAGCCATTCCGGATAAACGGTTAGAGGCAGTTCCTCATGCGACTATGTGTGTTCCCTGCAAGACTGAAGTCAAAGTAAACGGCATTTAAAATTTCAGGAATATATCCGTGCTGAAATCACTTTCGGTAGCCGGTTTAGTAGTAATCTTCGACCAAATCACAAAACAGGTCGTCAGAAATAATATGGGTGTAGGCGATTCTTTCGACATTCTCGGCACTCTTCTTCGTTTTACTTTCGTGGAAAATAAAGGATTGGCTTTCAGTATAAAAGTGTCGAACCTTGCCATATTCACAGGGTTATCATTTATCGCAAGCGCTGTTGTGCTCTATTACCTGTATAAATACAGAAACGAAGGCATTAGTGTTTACCTTCCGCTTGCGCTTATCTTCGGTGGCGCAGTCGGGAATATGATTGACAGGGTTCTTTTCAGCAAGGTAGTTGATTTCATAGATGTGGGAATATCAAGTTACAGGTGGCCTGTCTTCAATGTGGCGGATTCCGCCGTTTCAGTGGGGCTTGTCTGGTTCTTAATCGCATCATGGATGATGAAAGGGGAGGAAAAAGAACCGGAAGTAGAGACAGCAGATTGAGCAACCAGCTCACAATTGCTGTTCCTGAAAATAAAAAACCTGAACGGATAGATGTGTTTCTCTCAAGGCAGATTGGTGATCTAAGCCGTAGTCAACTCAAACGGCTCATAACAGGAGCCGACGTTCTTGTTAACGGTAAGCCTGTCCGTCCAAGTTATATGATCGACCCGGGCGAAAAAATTGAAATAACGATTCCCGGCCCCGAACCAATCAAGGCAGAGCCTGAAGATATTCCATTAGATATTGTTTTTGAAGACGAAAGCTTAATAGTCATAAACAAGACTGCCGGTATAGTGGTTCATCCTGCAAGGGGGAATTTGCGCGGCACTCTTGTAAATGCACTGCTCCATTATTCAAATTCTCTTTCTTCCGGCAGTGACGAATTCAGACCGGGAATTGTCCATCGGCTCGATAAAGGAACGAGCGGACTCATTATGATTGCGAAGAACGACACCGTACACGCGGCAATAACAAATAAATTTATGTTAAGAGAAATAAAAAAAGAATACAGCGCGATTATTTGGGATAAAATGCCAAAAAATGAAGGAAAGATTGACGAATCGGTGGGCAGGAGCAAGAAAGACAGAACTAAAATGGCGGCCGGCGTGATTGGCAAATCAGCAGTCACAAACTATTCTGTCGATGTGGTGATGGATTTCACTTCTCTGCTTACTCTGCGGCCGCTCACCGGAAGAACCCATCAGCTGCGGGTTCATTTCGCTCATATTGACCGACCAATATTCGGCGATGCGGAGTACGGGGGACGCGGGCGAATGGCTGGGATGATCACTCCTGAGAGAAGAAAAGTTGCTGTTAAGGCGTTGGATCTCATTTCAAGACAAGCTCTTCACGCCAGCAGATTGACACTTGACCATCCTGTGACAGGTAAGGAGATTGAGTTTTATTGTCCGCTTCCGGAGGATTTTAAATCTGTGCTTGAACAGTTTGAAGTAGAAAAATACACCAAATAGAAGGGGAGTTATAATGGCTGTCCTCACATATTTTGGGCATTCAGCGGTTCAGATAGAATCCAATGATGCCAATATTCTTATCGACCCGTTTATTTCAGAAAACCCGCTTGCGCCGGTCAGCAAAGAAGAATTAAAACCGGACTATATTATTATTACGCACGGTCATGGCGACCATATCGGAGACGCTGTGGAGATTGCGAAAGCGTCGAATTCCACTGTCATAGCGAATTATGAAATCGCAAATTATTTTCAAAAAAAAGGTGTGAAATCGGCGGCAATGCACATTGGGGGAAGGAAAGAATTTCCTTTTGGAACAGTCAAGTTCACCATAGCCCATCACGGCAGCGGACTCGATACTCCTGATGAGGGAATGATATATATGGGCAACCCATGTGGAGTAATCGTTTCCGTTGACGGTAAGAATATATATCATGCCGGCGATACGGGTCTGTTTTTAGATATGAAACTTATCGGCGAGATTACAAATCTTGATATTGCGCTGCTGCCGATTGGGGATAACTTTACAATGGGAATTGAAGACGCGGTTCGAGCAGCCGATTTTCTAAAGGCAAAGTTGAACATACCTATTCACTATAACACATTTGATCTTATAAAAGCTGATCCTGAGGATTTTGCGGCAGGTTTAGAAGCGCTGAATTTATCAGCTAAGACATTAAATCCGGGTGATTCAATTGAAATCTGATGTCGCTATGAAACCGGCGGACAATGATGTTGAGCCGGGAGAGCATCTGAAAAAACATAAATCAGATTTTTTGACCGCGTTAAAGGATCAGCTGAATTATTCCGATAAAACTATTGAAGCATATTCATTGGACATACGGCAATTTACGGAATTTTTAGTGATATATCATTCCAATCCGGGGGTTTTAATAGAAGAGATTGACCGGACCGCGGTGCGGCATTTCCTCGGAAAACTGACCGAGGACGGTATCAGCCGAAAGAGCGCCTCGAGAAAGCTGGCAGCTCTTAAATCATGGTTCAAATACTTAGCGAGAGAAGGCGTTCTGCGTGTGAACCCGGCGAAGAATGTCGTGTTCCCTAAGGTGGAAAAGAAACTTCCCACACCGCTATCCGTTGATGAAGCCCTCAGGCTTCTGATGGCTCCCGTCAGAAATACCTTTGCGGGAGCGAGAGATTCCGCGCTGTTGGAACTATTGTACGGAACCGGCGCTCGGCTTTCTGAAGTCGCCGCTCTGAGCGTTCAAGACCTCAATATTGAATCAGGGAGTCTGAAATTACAGGGGAAGGGTTCAAAAGATAGGATCGTTCCGCTGGGAAAACCGGGATGGGATTCTATTGAAAACTATCTGGTTTATCGCGAATCAAAAAAATATGATGAATCAGTTACGGCATTATTCCTGAACAAGAGCGGCAAAAGACTTTCCGGAAGAGGAATACAGCGGATAGTAAAAAAATATATGGATATGACGGTGGAAAAAAACGCGAAATATCCTCATGTGCTGCGGCACTCTTTTGCCACACATTTGCTTGAAAGAGGCGCGGATTTGAATGCCGTCAAAGAATTGCTCGGTCACGAAGATTTGACTACTACCCAGCTATATACTCACGTGGAAGCGGAAGGATTGAAAAAAACATATAGACAGGCACACCCGAGAGCAGGCTTTGAAAACAGTGAGAAATAAATTCTAACCGTAAAGGAGGGTAGAATGAAGATAGAGATAACGGCGAGAAATTTTAAATTGAGCAATAAACTCAAAAAATATATAGAAAACGAAATTAACAGTCTCGAAAAACATTATGACCGGATATTAGACTGTCAGGTGATCCTTGAAGAAGTTAAAAACGATAGAATAGCGGAGCTGATACTACGAGTTTACGGAAAGAATCTTGTCACAAAGGATACAAGCGACGAAATATTTAAATCAGTAGATGGAGCCGCAGAAAAACTCAGAAGACGGCTGAAGAAGTACAAACAGAAACTTAAAGATTTTGATCATATCGGAAAAGACTTCTATCAAATGGAATTAGAATAGTTGACCTTTAGACAGAAATTGATATATTTAGCGGGTTAAAATCTACAGGAAATAAAGACAGGAACGATTTAGAGATTTGAAAGCAATAGTACCCGCTGCGGGGATAGGAAAACGACTTAGGCCGCATACGCTCACAACACCGAAAGCGCTGTTCAATGTGGCAGGTAAGCCGGTTATCGGTCACATTTTGGACTTTCTTTTAGATGCCGGTGTGGACGAGATTGTTGTGGTTGTTGGCTATGAAGCCTCGCAGGTCGAACGATTTCTAACCGAAAATTATCCAAAATCCACGCGCAGCGTTGTGCAATCCGAGCGAAAGGGACTTGGACACGCCGTAGGAATCGCTTTAGACGATAACGACGAGCCGACAATTATTCTTCTCGGAGACACAATAATAGACATTGATTTGAAG
It encodes:
- a CDS encoding TraR/DksA C4-type zinc finger protein, with the protein product MNKKDKTRYKKIILDKREILVEELGELKETAIEKSSRRSSGDASNYSFHMADLGTDSEEREKAYLFLARENKYLGYLNEALERLERGEYGVCKVCGEAIPDKRLEAVPHATMCVPCKTEVKVNGI
- the lspA gene encoding signal peptidase II; the encoded protein is MLKSLSVAGLVVIFDQITKQVVRNNMGVGDSFDILGTLLRFTFVENKGLAFSIKVSNLAIFTGLSFIASAVVLYYLYKYRNEGISVYLPLALIFGGAVGNMIDRVLFSKVVDFIDVGISSYRWPVFNVADSAVSVGLVWFLIASWMMKGEEKEPEVETAD
- a CDS encoding RluA family pseudouridine synthase is translated as MDDERGGKRTGSRDSRLSNQLTIAVPENKKPERIDVFLSRQIGDLSRSQLKRLITGADVLVNGKPVRPSYMIDPGEKIEITIPGPEPIKAEPEDIPLDIVFEDESLIVINKTAGIVVHPARGNLRGTLVNALLHYSNSLSSGSDEFRPGIVHRLDKGTSGLIMIAKNDTVHAAITNKFMLREIKKEYSAIIWDKMPKNEGKIDESVGRSKKDRTKMAAGVIGKSAVTNYSVDVVMDFTSLLTLRPLTGRTHQLRVHFAHIDRPIFGDAEYGGRGRMAGMITPERRKVAVKALDLISRQALHASRLTLDHPVTGKEIEFYCPLPEDFKSVLEQFEVEKYTK
- a CDS encoding metal-dependent hydrolase; this encodes MAVLTYFGHSAVQIESNDANILIDPFISENPLAPVSKEELKPDYIIITHGHGDHIGDAVEIAKASNSTVIANYEIANYFQKKGVKSAAMHIGGRKEFPFGTVKFTIAHHGSGLDTPDEGMIYMGNPCGVIVSVDGKNIYHAGDTGLFLDMKLIGEITNLDIALLPIGDNFTMGIEDAVRAADFLKAKLNIPIHYNTFDLIKADPEDFAAGLEALNLSAKTLNPGDSIEI
- a CDS encoding tyrosine recombinase — encoded protein: MKSDVAMKPADNDVEPGEHLKKHKSDFLTALKDQLNYSDKTIEAYSLDIRQFTEFLVIYHSNPGVLIEEIDRTAVRHFLGKLTEDGISRKSASRKLAALKSWFKYLAREGVLRVNPAKNVVFPKVEKKLPTPLSVDEALRLLMAPVRNTFAGARDSALLELLYGTGARLSEVAALSVQDLNIESGSLKLQGKGSKDRIVPLGKPGWDSIENYLVYRESKKYDESVTALFLNKSGKRLSGRGIQRIVKKYMDMTVEKNAKYPHVLRHSFATHLLERGADLNAVKELLGHEDLTTTQLYTHVEAEGLKKTYRQAHPRAGFENSEK
- the raiA gene encoding ribosome-associated translation inhibitor RaiA, producing the protein MKIEITARNFKLSNKLKKYIENEINSLEKHYDRILDCQVILEEVKNDRIAELILRVYGKNLVTKDTSDEIFKSVDGAAEKLRRRLKKYKQKLKDFDHIGKDFYQMELE